The Eikenella corrodens genome segment TTACTGAATTGCGAGCAGCATTGTCCTGCCTCAGTAAAAGAACGTGCCAAAGAAGTAGGTGTAAGTGATCGAAGTTTATATCGTTGGATTCAAGCATATAACTCACTCGGCTCAATAGCTGGTTTAGTCGATCGTAAGCGTGGTTGGGCTAAAGGCAACTCTCGTTTGAGTAAAGAACAAGATGAGTTGATAACGGCAGTCATCAATAAATTTTACTTGCATAAACAACGCCCAACGATTGAGCAGACGATCCGTGAAATACAGCGTATTGCTAGTCAAAAGGGACTTGATAGCCCAAGTCGCCGCACGATCCGACAACGTATTTTGCGTATTTCAGAAGAAGAAAGATTGCGTAAGCGTGGGCAGAAAGAAAAAGCGAAAAATAAATTTATTCCGAAGCCGAATAGTTTTCCTAACGTAGATTTTCCTTTAAGTGTCATTCAAATCGACCATACGCCTGTTGATTTAATTATTGTGGATAATCAGTATCGCAAGCCGATTGGCAGACCTTACTTAACATTGGCAATGGATGTATATAGCCGAATGATTACCGGGTATTATCTTTCTCTTGATGCCCCATCGGTAACATCGGTTGCAATGTGTATTGCTCGCAGCATTTTGCCGAAAGAGCGACTATTACTAGATCATAACGTAAAAGGTGAATGGGCGGTGTTTGGTTATCCGAATAAAATCCACGTTGATAATGGAGCAGATTTTCGCTCGCTTGATTTATCAAAATCTTGTGAGGCACACGGCATTGCGCTTGAGTTCCGCCCTGTTGGTCGTCCTGAATTTGGCGGACATATTGAACGTGTAATCGGTACGTTTATGAAAGAAGTTCATGGTTTGAGTGGGACAACATTCTCTAACACGAAAGAGAAAGATACCTATCAATCGGAAGCCGAAGCGGTAATGACTTTAGATGAATTTGAAACGTGGTTGATTAACTATATTGTCAATGTATATCACAAACGGACTCATTCTGCATTAGGTATGTCGCCTGTTCAAAAATGGCGATTGGGTATTTTCGGTGATAAAGATCACGTTGGTTGTGGTTATCCGCAAATGCCTGTTGATGAACAGACCTTATTACTTGATTTCTTACCAAGTGAAAAACGGACTATTCAGCACAATGGTGTAACGATTGATGGTTTACGTTATTACGATGTAGCACTTAATATGTACATCAACGATTCAGATGAAAACGGTAAAAGTAAGGAATTTTTATTCCGTCGAGATCCTCGTAATATCGGAAAAATTTGGTTCTATGATCCGAAGTTGAAGCGTTATTTCCCTATTCCGTTTGCAGACCAATCTTTACCCGATATGAGTATTTGGGAATACAAGCAAGTTCGCCAGTTTTTGAAAGATAAAGATGAAAAACTGATTCACTCGCAGCAAATTCACGATGCGTTAACTGAAATGCGTGATTTGGTTGAACAATCGGCACAACGCACGAAAAAAGCACGACGACAAGCTCAACGGCAGAAAGTCCACGCAAAAAGTAAGGTAGTTATTCCAACAACTTTACCCGAAAGCAAACCAACAGAAACAGTCAAAACACCTGCTTCTAACTTGCTTTTAGATAATGAGTTCACGTTTGGAGATATTGAATAATGGAAAAACAATATGAGTATGTTCACGAAAAATTCCGTCATTTAGTGACTGCAAGCAATCAGGAACGGATTGAGTTTTTAGATGAACCACGTTGGGTAGGTTATGCCGTTGCAAATAAGATCATTGATAATTTGGTTTCCTTAATGAATAAGCCGAAACGCCCTCGCATGTTCAATTTGTTGGTAGTCGGTGATTCTAACAATGGGAAAACTACGCTTATTCGACACTTTTATGATTTGTACGGCATACATTTCGTGGACAGCCAGCCGGACGGTATACGCCCCATTATTTTGGCAGAAGCACCACCGAGTGCAAATGAAAAAGAGCTTTATATCTCGTTACTGGAGCGTTTTTATGTTCCATATCGACCAACGGATAGCGTAGCTAAATTGCGTTATCAGACGATTCACTTATTCCGTGAGTACAAGGTGAAAATGCTGATTATTGACGAATTTCATTCATTGCTTGTAGGGACACCGCGTTTACAACGCCAAGTGATGAATGCGATTAAGATGCTATGTAATGAGTTGCAGATTCCGATTGTAGGCGTAGGTACAAAAGATGCAATCCGTGTTTTACACACCGATCCGCAGCACGCTAGTCGTTTTGATGTAGCGGAGTTGCCAACGTGGAAATTGGATAAGGATTTTCAAAAATTACTCTTCCAATTTCAAGGTATTTTGCCATTGAAAAAATACTCTAATCTGCAATCGCCAGAGTTAGCGACAAAAATTCATACGATTTCAGGTGGTAATTTAGGGAATGTACATCGTTTATTAACCGCGTGTGCCGTTGAAGCGATTACGACAGGAACAGAGCAAATTACATTAGATATTATCGAGCATAATTCATGGGTACAACCAACGCATGGCTTACGAAAAATTATCGGATAAAATCAGGGATTATTCGAACACCGATTTACCTCAATGAAAGCATCAGTTCGTGGCTCATTCGTGCCGCCTTAGATTGTGGTACTGAGCCGATTACATTTACTGGATTTTATTGGGATAAGTGGCGACTATGGATATATGATTTAGATAGAGGGTTTGAACCGATTGCACCGCAGATTTATGAAGATATTAGGGCGTTATCGTTGAATCAGCAGGTAAACTTAGTCAACCATTCGCTTTATTCCGTATTGAGACCGATTAATGGCGAAAGCACCCTTATTAAAGGTCAAGCGAAGTGGGTGATTTCAAGAGGTTC includes the following:
- a CDS encoding TniB family NTP-binding protein, with the translated sequence MEKQYEYVHEKFRHLVTASNQERIEFLDEPRWVGYAVANKIIDNLVSLMNKPKRPRMFNLLVVGDSNNGKTTLIRHFYDLYGIHFVDSQPDGIRPIILAEAPPSANEKELYISLLERFYVPYRPTDSVAKLRYQTIHLFREYKVKMLIIDEFHSLLVGTPRLQRQVMNAIKMLCNELQIPIVGVGTKDAIRVLHTDPQHASRFDVAELPTWKLDKDFQKLLFQFQGILPLKKYSNLQSPELATKIHTISGGNLGNVHRLLTACAVEAITTGTEQITLDIIEHNSWVQPTHGLRKIIG
- a CDS encoding Mu transposase C-terminal domain-containing protein, whose protein sequence is MTKGFIHPRYHGRLERGRLILQKGNIYVNREDGEQYELIEYLDEDAQVMIRNLHTRQSKIASIHQLENLKVSEREDVSVDLSAISDEYWEKALEKYEMIKPLLNCEQHCPASVKERAKEVGVSDRSLYRWIQAYNSLGSIAGLVDRKRGWAKGNSRLSKEQDELITAVINKFYLHKQRPTIEQTIREIQRIASQKGLDSPSRRTIRQRILRISEEERLRKRGQKEKAKNKFIPKPNSFPNVDFPLSVIQIDHTPVDLIIVDNQYRKPIGRPYLTLAMDVYSRMITGYYLSLDAPSVTSVAMCIARSILPKERLLLDHNVKGEWAVFGYPNKIHVDNGADFRSLDLSKSCEAHGIALEFRPVGRPEFGGHIERVIGTFMKEVHGLSGTTFSNTKEKDTYQSEAEAVMTLDEFETWLINYIVNVYHKRTHSALGMSPVQKWRLGIFGDKDHVGCGYPQMPVDEQTLLLDFLPSEKRTIQHNGVTIDGLRYYDVALNMYINDSDENGKSKEFLFRRDPRNIGKIWFYDPKLKRYFPIPFADQSLPDMSIWEYKQVRQFLKDKDEKLIHSQQIHDALTEMRDLVEQSAQRTKKARRQAQRQKVHAKSKVVIPTTLPESKPTETVKTPASNLLLDNEFTFGDIE